The DNA region AAAGACGTCGAGGCTCCACTCGTCGCGCCATTCAATTTTCATCCCCTCGTCGGTGAACTCAATCGGCAGCCAGACATAGCGGCCATCGATTGCGTTGTTCGGGCGCCACTGGTCAAACATGGCAATGTAAGCGTCATCCTTCCCCTGAACCGGAAGGATGAATGTACTCTGCCCACCAAAGGTGATCTCCGCATTCTCGCCCACGCATGGGTTCCCCAGCTCCTTCCATGGTCCGAAAATCGAATCGGCCACAGCGGAGCGCGCGGCATTTGGCGCCCATCCGGTGCACCCCGAGGCGATGATGTAATACTTCCCGTCACGCTTGCAGATCGCGGGTGCCTCCATCCAGCGGTGCGGGAAAAAGCGAGCGTACTCGCCGGCGTGGTCGAGATAGTCCGGCGTCAGCTTCGAGATATGCAGTGTGGCATTGTGCTCGGACGAGTAGAGATGGTAGGCGGCACCGTCGTCATCGACAAACAAAGTCATGTCGCGAGCCATCTGCCCACCCTCAAAATCCGCACCCAGCACATTGTACTGCTTCTGGTTCTCATCGACGCCCCCGCCGAAGTACTTCCCTTTCGCCTTCGCGATCGACTCCGGATCCTTCAAATCCTCGGTCACATTCACCGGCCACACACCAGCATTCGGGCGCATGCTACGGACATAAGTGAATGGTCCGGTCGGATTGTCCGCCACGGCCACACCGGAACGCGCCGCCGAATACCCCTGCCCTTTGAGTTCCAAATGGAACCACATCACGAACTTCTTCGTGGTCTCGTTGTAGATCACCTTCGGTCGCTCGATGATGCAACCTTTTACAATCTCACTCTCCGGATCATCGGAAACCGCGAGCGCAATGCCTTCGTCTTTCCAATTGTAGAGATCCTTGGACGAATAAACATGCACGCCGACCTCCGCACGGTTACCCGCCGTGCCTTCGATCTTGTGCTCGCCGTACCAATAATAGGTTCCCTCGTGGAAGAGCACCCCGCCGCCGTGCGCATTGATGTGCACACCTTTGTCATCAGGCCAAACTTCCCCTGGCTTGAAGGAATCCGCCGCCTGCGCGACCTGACCCGCGACTAACGACAGACCAAAACCAATCGCGGCCCCGAGGCGGAACCGCTTTTTCACCTGCTTCTGAATGTTGGACGTCTGTTGTTTCATGTGGTGCCCACAGACGTCCAACCAGAGATAAATGTTACATACCAATCCGGGAAGAATCCCACCGCGGCGTTAATACTGGCGCGAGAACTTGGAAAAGTCCGGCTTCCGCTTCTCCACGAATGCCTCGCGCCCTTCCGCAGCCTCGTCGGTGCCGTACGCCAGACGAGTCGCCTCACCCGCGAAGATCTGCTGCCCCACCATCCCGTCGTCGGTCAGGTTGAACGCATACTTCAGCATCTTTTGCGCGGTTGGTGACTTTTCGTTGATGATGCAGGCCCACTCGAGCGCCTTCTTTTCCAGCTCCGCGTGAGGCACCACTTTGTTCACCATCCCCATCTCATATGCGTCCTGAGCGGTGTAACGCAGACCGAGGAAGAAAATCTCACGTGCCCGCTTCTGCCCGACTTGTTTGGCAAGATACGCCGAGCCATAACCCGCGTCGAAACTCGCAACATCCGCATCCTTTTGCTGGAACACAGCGTGCTCTTTCGATGCCAGGGTCAGGTCGCAAACGACATGCAACGAATGGCCACCGCCCACCGCGTAACCTGGAACCACTGCGATCACGACCTTTGGCATGAAGCGGATCAAGCGCTGCACTTCCAGAATGTGCAAGCGCCCGAGCCCTGCGCCCGTCGCATCCTCGGTGCCCTCGTATTTGTAACCGTCCTTGCCACGCACCCGCTGGTCGCCGCCGGAACAAAACGCCCAACCGCCATCCTTCGGGCTAGGTCCGTTACCGGTCAGCAGCACCACGCCGATCGACGCATTGGTTCGCGCGTGCTCGAGCGCGCGATACAACTCATCCACGGTTTGCGGGCGAAATGCGTTACGGCACTCCGGACGGTTGAACGCGATCCGCACCGTGCCACCGACGACCGCCTCGTGATAGGTGATATCTTCAAACGAAAAGCCCTCGACTTCCTTCCAGTCCTCAGCGTGGAAAATTTCTGAAACCATGCACTCATTTAAGCCCGCGCCCCCAGACATGCGAGTGCAATTTGGCACAGAAACGATGCAGGCCAATCAGCCCACTCTCAGAT from Sulfuriroseicoccus oceanibius includes:
- a CDS encoding glycoside hydrolase family 43 protein, with product MKKRFRLGAAIGFGLSLVAGQVAQAADSFKPGEVWPDDKGVHINAHGGGVLFHEGTYYWYGEHKIEGTAGNRAEVGVHVYSSKDLYNWKDEGIALAVSDDPESEIVKGCIIERPKVIYNETTKKFVMWFHLELKGQGYSAARSGVAVADNPTGPFTYVRSMRPNAGVWPVNVTEDLKDPESIAKAKGKYFGGGVDENQKQYNVLGADFEGGQMARDMTLFVDDDGAAYHLYSSEHNATLHISKLTPDYLDHAGEYARFFPHRWMEAPAICKRDGKYYIIASGCTGWAPNAARSAVADSIFGPWKELGNPCVGENAEITFGGQSTFILPVQGKDDAYIAMFDQWRPNNAIDGRYVWLPIEFTDEGMKIEWRDEWSLDVFDPK
- a CDS encoding 1,4-dihydroxy-2-naphthoyl-CoA synthase; translated protein: MVSEIFHAEDWKEVEGFSFEDITYHEAVVGGTVRIAFNRPECRNAFRPQTVDELYRALEHARTNASIGVVLLTGNGPSPKDGGWAFCSGGDQRVRGKDGYKYEGTEDATGAGLGRLHILEVQRLIRFMPKVVIAVVPGYAVGGGHSLHVVCDLTLASKEHAVFQQKDADVASFDAGYGSAYLAKQVGQKRAREIFFLGLRYTAQDAYEMGMVNKVVPHAELEKKALEWACIINEKSPTAQKMLKYAFNLTDDGMVGQQIFAGEATRLAYGTDEAAEGREAFVEKRKPDFSKFSRQY